From the genome of Phlebotomus papatasi isolate M1 chromosome 2, Ppap_2.1, whole genome shotgun sequence:
TCTGCACAGAAATTACAgaaatttcactattttaagataatattttattatattatttattaattaatacaGCCTGACTCTTTATCAGTCATAAATTAAGTATTCAGGTTGGTTAAAAATAAGGCATTtcaaacaaaatcaaaattattccaATTGGTCTAAATATACGCATTCTACGGTGGAAATAACGTCTTTATTCacactttaaaaaatttatatgactTTACtcagaattaaaaatttttcttcttataGACATTCACTAATATCAACTTATTTAACTGGCTAATGATCTGTATAATCcactttatacaaaattttcacaaaactagAAAGAAAAGTATTTCTCAAGATCTTGATTAAATTCTATGGACATTTTCAGTGCCAATTGtgggatataaaatttgaacatatctCTTTACGAGAAGagctagattaaaaaaaacgttataataattgcattttgttagacatataaaataaatattaatattttgataagATTGCCAACAAAGATTCTCTGCCGAGAGGTGTTCTTTTGAGGCTATATCCGTTTAATTTTTAGCTGCACGGAGAAATCTTTTGCCGGATTACTAGAAATGAGTaccgtaacaaacttatgacCTAAAACGtatatttctgaaatattttttggatataaaaaaaaaacaatcctaagctcattcttttattttatgtaaagtaaagtgcccttaagtcgaccggttccttaaTTCGACccgttcctcaattcgaccggtagagttatttattcaatttatttatatttgcaataatatttggcatatgatctaacattaataggtccaataagtcaattattccataaataaagaCGAattagtgacaattttatagaaattcaccattaaaacatttaaatattgaccaccggtcgagtcgaggaaccggtcgactcgagggcactttactttaCCATTGAATTTTTTCGGTTAAATAAAGAAGTTTCTAAAGTTGTCTATACCGTGTTATCTTCAAATTTACTGAAACATAGTTAAATTGATAAGCTGGTTGTAATTCGCTAAAATCAAGACCTATAAATAATTAGATATGTAACTAAAATTTAACGTCTATAGTCTATTCTACGATGAGTTATGAGTTcggaaatttaatttggtttgacattaaatttaaatattatcaattttttttaaatacactcCGAAGTAAAAATTTCGatccaaattaaattaaatttgtaattcTTTTGTTtggttattaaattaatttaaaaccttaaaaaaacttaaaagatTGTACAATATAAAATGAGATAAagcttattatttaattttgtatagATCAGTAGATGAAGCCTCAATTCTGGCTTGTACTTCACCTTCTTGGTGCCACTTTTGCGGCATTCCGACCAAGAGACTCAAAATTGAAATGTGAACCCTCTCTAACGACAGTCAGTGGATCACTGGCAAGCGCAATAACTGGCCCAATCTGTTCCGGTGATTTACTTTTTGAGGACAACTTCGACACTCTCGACTATGAGACGTGGCAACATGAAATTACACTATCAGGAGGTGGTGTAAGTTTCTCAAAGTTCCTTCATGAGTGAATGAACTTTCTAACTTGTTGGCATATGAATCTGCAGAATTGGGAATTCCAATGGTACACCAACAATCGATCCAACTCTTATGCCGAACAAGGAGTTCTGCACATTAGACCATCACTCAGTGCTAATGACTTTGGTGAACCTTTTCTAACATCTGGCACTTTGAATCTTCACGGTGGAGCACCGGCAGATCAGTTTGTATCTCTTTTGCTGGGGGGGTTGTTATCATCGGGGTCATAACACAGTTGCATTTTTCTCAGGTGCACAAATCCTCAATTTTGGGGCTGTGAACGTACAGGTAATCCCATGAATGTACTAAATCCCATCAAGAGTGCTCGCATCAGAACAGTCAACTCCTTCGCCTTCAAGTATGGCAAAGTAGAGGTGAATGCCAAGATGCCGAGCGGAGATTGGCTTTGGCCAGCAATTTGGTTTCTGCCGAAGCACAACTCCTACGGGTCCTGGCCGTCATCTGGCGAGATTGATTTAGTGGAATCTCGTGGCAATAGGGATTTGATGCAAGGGGGTGTTCATATTGGGGTAGAGCAGATGACGTCATCTCTCCAATATGGCCCATACCCTCAGCAAAATGCTTGGAAGACAACCCATTTTGCACGAAATACGGCCCAAGGAAATGGTTTCAACAAAGATTTTCATCGTTATCAAATGGAATGGACACCAGGTATTAATTTACACCCCAATCACCTGATTGCAATATAAAAATCAATCTGTAAGGTTGAAAAAGGGTATTTTAGCATCTTTGTTCAACAATCTCAATTTACTATAGTgagatttttcatattttcttttctttttttatttatttatttatttaatataattacgAAATAGAGAGAATGGTTTTAAATTTTCCCATTTAATCAATCAACCAGTATTGAGATTAAAATGGCAGAGAAAGTGAAACATATTGGCTCAGGGGTTTTGCAGATGATTTAAGAAAACggaaaatatgttaaatttGAGATTAACAATCCATTTCAGAGAAATTAATGAAACTAATTGAATCCATTTGCAGATTTCAGAGATTGCAGTATgtcaaaatgcaaaaaaaatcgttgaactagttattcaaaaaatataaaaaggagTTTGGGGAATCATCTAACACCAAGAGTCAATGATTTTAGATGTTTGGTCTCTATAACACTATGAAAGAGATCCACGTATTGACAAACACTGGTGCGTAGTCTGATTCGCATAATCATGAtaatttaccctaaaaaagTCACAAAAGGTAGGGTAAATTCAGCTAACTCAAAACTTGCtctaaatggaattttttcgctactccaaatggaaacgtcattgttttcatgataaatacagtactaaattattatatttatatattttctataccacagtttcattatttagttaattttgctccaagtaaagcgaaaatccactcatattcacaaattttaatttgttaatttctcagaaaaattaaaagtgtaccttctCACCatcgaaattttattattcaccatcgaccttgttttccaatgaaaaacacaatgaggtgattgttgtttattcgttttgttcaatatttatgtcatatttctggctaattttatttaaattaagtgctaatgtTTATTGaaaacggtacgtgaagttttcaaataaaataatttcctatttcgtgaacaaaaagggtttttctgaagtatctgcaaatgcttcaataggaaaccccggaaatatgaattttttttggagagattttcttattgttttagatgggaaaggagaaaagaccaggaataagaacaaatcctgcgtTCAAGAGCGactcaacaaagttttggaagcctttcgtcgcggtttaacttacactgtttgtctccaattagaaactttcccttgtctctatttggattaatttgtttccaattagcagcattttacactcgtgtatttttcttgtatttaaggagttttcaaattaattaaaaaagaattttcactaaacagtcacattctagaagagtcaaggagcaaatttatgtaattttcttcagaaaaaaattgaacttaatgtgttgagccttctgtcaaagttaaagcgtctggaaatggttttgaattaggacatttaccctatagagAAAAAAAGCGAGGCTCAGGGTATAACAACAGGGAGATACATTGCTATTCCCTGCAAATAACCTTTTTTTcattcacacagaaaaatgaaaaattcttaaacagaaacacacaggaatttaatttcaaatcccatccaatgaatgccaatgccctaattctaaatccttgatcatttagttttagttgcaatttgcaaatctgtagacatttttcattttccagctaatgcagaacttaagttcccgatctcttaacttgaaagagctagggattctagcgcatgtctttcgctcagagcttttaaacttaaacgcctcggggattcacgtccattTTAGGTTCCCAGGATcttttatattcttaaatttagagtcaaaatttttctgtgtgtacctaaaatcaattataaaccTGAATTAaggataaaaaataattttctgttatcataattaattatttgttgtttgaagtctcttttttgtatatttgatattagatttttaaaattaattttgcaatataGATAAATTATGACtgaaaattgcacaaaaatcccgaaatgatttcaaaattaatttcgataatttttttataaaatgtaaaaacatatctacacacagaaaaatggaaaattcttaaacagaaacacccagaaaTTTGATTTCAAATCCAATCCCATGAATGTCAAtgtcctaattctaaatccttgatcatttagttttagttgcaatttgcaaatctgtagacatttttcattttccagctaatgcagaacttaagttcccgatctcttaacttgaaagagctagggattctagcccatttctttcactcagagcttctaaacttaaacgcctcggggattcacgtccaatttaagttcccaggatcttatatattcttaaatttagagtcaaaatttttctgtgtgtactaATCTCTCAAAAATATGATATTAGTAAAGTTCTttgaaatattgatgaaatttattatatttaatatttgtattcAGATTCTAATtactttttgaattatttttaagttataattatataaattcATAAGAACAGAATATTTTTCAGTAAGGCTATTAACGTATgaggtttcttttttatttattgttttcttaccttgccatttgaaaaaaaaaaaaaatttatagatggatgattttggtatttatttttatggttgtatttaattttacttaaGGATTTTTAACACATGTTTAAATTAATAGGCCTTAAGGTTTAAGACCCTGGATAGGGGGTTGGTTAAGGGGTATACAAACACcagaatattttgttaaaaatgaaaagaagcGTTTTCGTATCTTAAGACTTTGATtaagaatatttcttttcaaaattgtaataaaaattgctCTTTAAAAACGCTGAATTGTGTTATTTGTTAGACtttaaaagttttccaaaaacttTATCAGCATTAAGTATTTATTTTGagggtaacaaaaaaaattacaaaagcaAGTCAAATGCAAATATTTCACAGAGTGTAAGTGAAAAATCTTATTTGTAAgagagttttatttttaatttcgttttatttttctttaatctgATATCAAATCAGTTCTTAAACTAATATGTTTGAAAAATCCAGTAGAGTATACAAGTTTGCATATATCATAATAATCTTTTTGATATCATTTTTCATATTCCTTAACTCCAATCATATTGCAGATCGAATAACATTCAGTATCGATGACGTGGAAACCGGCACCATAAACGTGGGGGAGGGCTTTTGGTTGTATGGCAATTTCGATCTGAAGGCTCCTGGGACAGAGAATCCATGGCGTTTTGGCTCTACTATGGCCCCTTTTGACCAAGAAGTGCGTAGAAAAAATTTACCCTAAGACACCAAATCTCAGTCGGAAACATACTAAAGATTCCATTCCTTTTTTTTGCGTTTCAGTTCTATTGCATCATTAATCTAGCTGTGGGTGGTACAGGATACTTCCCCGATGACGGGGTAAATCCCGGTGGAAAACCCTGGCTCAATACATCTCCCCGGGCTGCTACAGAATTTTGGAATGGGCGCAATCAATGGCTACCCACATGGAAACTTGAGGAGAATTTCTCCAAAGATGCTTCCCTTCAAGTTGATTATGTCCGGATTTGGGCACTTTAAACTACATGGGGATTAATGGGGGATTTCTCTAGTATTTAGTCATTCTTCTTATAGAGGGGAATTAGAAAATATACTGCAAGCATGATGAAAAACgttaaatttctattttgaatGGTTGAAAATCACAGAGAGTTATAAACATTCACATATTGATTGATATTCTTACTGATAGAATGTCGCTCGAGTTGTAGTTCATCATCAGTGACAAAAATCTAAACATTCTTCCTATGTTTCAGCAGCTGGTAATCGTTTCATCAGAAAATTCTTTATAAAAGCTTTCGGTGAGCTTTGGTAGAAATTTAAAGTTCAGGAGCTTCAGGAGTATATATCCAGGATATGGGTGTAGAACTTCGAGTAGACAGGGTTCTAAACTTGATTAAAGAGAATTCGCTCTACTACAATTCTATTTGTAGTAAGGACACGCTGTTGTTCTCCTAATTTAAAagtgaataagaaaaaaatataacaaagaTCCGAACGAAATGAGACGGCATTGAAActgttttattaataattttcaaaaattggaaGTAACGATTTGTGTCTCTCacattttattctaattttctcataaaaattttcatattttacatgATTTGAGTGAACAATATGGTTTTTTATGTAGTGCAAGTGGTTGTTGTTATGCAGAATAAAATGGGAAATTCATGGAATAACCCGAATCACCAGACGAGGTATATAATGTTCATGTCATTTGATGTTCCATATTTCGTCGGTGGTTTAATACAATTTATACAGAACTCTGTGCCAGGATTAACATATATTTTGTATTAAGACTATTCCCAAAGTAGTATAAAAGAAACAGTGCTATAGTAATACAAGAATGTTGCTTTCTCGGTTGATATTTggtaaataatgaaaattaatacaATTAATCTAGATTGACTTATTATAAACGAGatccttaacactaaacctaccgaccgtttttggtcgtttttcggtcaaatcaCAAACCGTGGTAGGGtagaatactcaacaaatttgtcttgaaaaatagcaaaaaattaaaatttaaacactgaaaaatatattacatgcatattttgagaaattcataaagtttgagcGCGACACTGTTCCGTTTAAATGTGTTAATCTTAAACCGGTCAAtctgaccgggtcttggtaggtttagtgttaaactcCTAGCACTAAGACTGAACGTAAATTTCAGTTTCTCTCAAGTGGCTTAAGTTATCgaatttatgaggaaaagcAATGTGTTCAcatatttaattgttttcacTACGCAGCTTCTTCTtaagtttaccggttcacagcctatttgaaccgatttatgaatcactaaaaaatcgtttaaaataGCTTAGCattaaaacaattcaatttcaggtaaaaattagttataattttattactgGCTCATTAGTAACTGAATTTCAGTTGAAAACTGGGTTCTCAAGAGCTTTTTTTAAccttagattttgaaaaactattatTAGGTATGATTAaacagtattttcgtatttGGACAAAATGTCCATCTAAAATTTATCCTAAAACGAAAAAATCACACAACATGTTCGAGCAATCCCAAGTTTTTATCTTGTGTTTGGTCTCTCAATATCTGATAGCAGACAAACGGACTTAAAAAATTGATGAATTATTTTCACAGAGAAAAACTACcctatatttcaatttcaattttttcaattcatttcttcATCACAAAAAATAGGGTATTTCCcttttacaaatttgtggcagatgaaagataaaaaatgcaaaaaaaaaatcagtgaaaaaaaagattttgaaagaataataaaaaattagttaaaaaaaagaaaaattgttaagatTCAAAGAACTACTCAGATGAGTTTAGGAAGTGCTCCCTTATAGCAACAATTGATCTTCTCGTAAAAGGAGGAAAGAAGAGATTCAGAACTTTTATGGGATATTAACTTCTGTTAGTAAAAAGGCTCCAATTAAATTCTATAGGGTAATTTGTGACATAattcaagaaattcaaaatttaataattttcaatcacaaTCGGTATTGATTTAAAGGTATTGTACCATTGACATTATCTCATTGTAGTATTCATTTTAAGTTACTatggtattaattttatcctatacagtagactctctctcaatcgggaatatggggcaaaatgtcatccggtttagcgatagaattgagtgtcaaagcctttgtaaattccacaaaaagcgttcaattataaagaatcacgataaaataggaacaactacagcgaatttgagcaaattagctttataattaaacTCGAAAATTGCCaataaaatttgtcgcccgattgaaaaagagccgattgagtgagagtctactgtattttgatatggattttagggtatttctgTACTGATTTCATCCCATACTGGTAtagattttagagtattacagTATTTAATGTATATCAGTTAGGGCATttcggtattgattctatctcatTGAGATATTGATGTTAGGATATTCCGGTACTTATTCTATCCCATTTCGGTATTAAATTTAAGGTGTTCTGATATTGTTTCTATCCCATTGCGGTattaatttttgggtttttcggtattgattctattccaCAAATCACTAAAATCAATACatcaatgggatagaatcaaaaCCAAAGTGTCCTAAATTTGATACCCCaaaggggtaaaattaatacCGAACTCCCCTGAAATCAACACACCAATGGGATGGAATCAACGATACACCCTAAACTTAATACCAAAATGGAATAGAATCATTACCGGAGTGTCCAAAATCAGTAAcacaatgggatagaatcaaaaCCGGAGTATCTAACATAAATACCCTGATGGAATGAAATCAGCGCCGAAATACCCTAAAATtgcctaaaatcaataccaaaatggaatAACATCAATACCGGATTTATACAATACTACTTTCTTCGAGAAAATggatttgcaaaaatcaatacAGTAAGTtagataaaattaattacacGATGTCTAAAAATTAATTCCAATTTAAGGTAGAATCAAtgctttttttcttagaaaatcaattttacaaaatttataccTTAAAGTCCTAAAACCAAATCCAAATATTTCTGAATTTATTCTAGAATTGAAATCAATCCAAATTCTAcctatttttgagaaaatttggtaattttggtattaaaatcatggtaggaggaagtggggctactttgagctatagggctacattgttatacgatttcttCGCATATTACTAATGCAAACTGGACttaaacatgatgtaatttggataggcaaagtaattgtggatctaaataaaataattgtaagaaccagcttcatttagaaataggcgaaaaagtagtataacaatctagccccacagctcaaagtagccccacttccccatattaaaattaatataacgcatattgaatctggatactttaaaaattttttcagtgtttattgCTTTTTCGGTAGAGTTCCTTCCAGCagttaaaatatgaatattttctaaaaatttgctttgagtttttcttaatatttgagAGTTTCGTGGTTTAATCACTGAAAGAAAATTAGGCTTGTAGTTGGTAAAACCCTTGGTTCGACTGTCACAATTCTGAGTTCAAGTCCCGCCTGCTGCAAAAGGTTAAaaacgtttaaccctttaacgacgagacagttttcgcggaacgaaaatcatcaataaaaatgaaaccaatgaacaaaactgGTAAAAagtcttatatctggccttctaaaagccaacagagt
Proteins encoded in this window:
- the LOC129804120 gene encoding beta-1,3-glucan-binding protein-like: MKPQFWLVLHLLGATFAAFRPRDSKLKCEPSLTTVSGSLASAITGPICSGDLLFEDNFDTLDYETWQHEITLSGGGNWEFQWYTNNRSNSYAEQGVLHIRPSLSANDFGEPFLTSGTLNLHGGAPADQCTNPQFWGCERTGNPMNVLNPIKSARIRTVNSFAFKYGKVEVNAKMPSGDWLWPAIWFLPKHNSYGSWPSSGEIDLVESRGNRDLMQGGVHIGVEQMTSSLQYGPYPQQNAWKTTHFARNTAQGNGFNKDFHRYQMEWTPDRITFSIDDVETGTINVGEGFWLYGNFDLKAPGTENPWRFGSTMAPFDQEFYCIINLAVGGTGYFPDDGVNPGGKPWLNTSPRAATEFWNGRNQWLPTWKLEENFSKDASLQVDYVRIWAL